Below is a window of bacterium DNA.
GATGATTCACTCCTTGTACTCGCACAAGGAAATATTTCTCCGTGAACTTATTTCAAATGCTTCCGATGCGATTGATAAAGTGCGCTACCTTTCCCTCACCGACAGCCAAATATCAGGTGGTGATGCCGATTGGAAAATCAAACTCAAAATTGACAAAGAAGCCGGCACACTGACCATTTCCGATAACGGTATCGGTATGACCGAAGAAGAAATAATCCGGTCTCTCGGCACGATCGCACATTCCGGCACGCGCGACTTCATCCAACGCCTTACGGAAAAACAGGTCAAAGATAACCCTGAATTGATCGGCCAATTTGGTGTCGGTTTTTATTCTTCATTTATGGTCGCTGATCGTGTGGTCGTCATTTCACGCAAAGCCGGAGAACCGCAGGATAAAGCTATTCGATGGGAATCCAAAGCGGATGGTGTGTTTACGGTGGAATCGTTTGAAAAAGCAACCCGCGGCACGGACGTGATTCTTTTTATGAACGAAGAGGGCAAAAAGTACCTGGAAGAGTGGGAAATACGCAGTGTCGTTCGTAAATATTCCGACTACATCGAACATCCGATTTGTATGGATGTCGAAAAAGATAAAAAAATTGAAGAAGAAACGCTCAATTCGCGTAAAGCCATTTGGCTCAAAGATAAAAGCGAAATCACCACGGAAGAATACAACGATTTTTACAAACACGTCTCGCATGATTTCGGTGAACCGCTGAAAACCATCCATTTTCGCGCCGAGGGTACATCGGAATTTTCAGCGCTGCTTTTTATTCCCAAAAAAGCGCCGTTTGATCTGTTTTATAAAGAATTCAAAATCGGTCCGATGCTGTATGTCAAACGCGTTCAGATCATGGATCATTGCGAACAGGCCATTCCTACGTATCTTCGTTTTGTCAAAGGCGTTGTCGAGTCATCGGATCTGCCGCTCAATGTCTCGCGTGAAATTCTGCAAGCCAACAAACAAATGGAAGTCATCAAGAAAAACATTGCCAAAAAAATTCTCGATGCCCTTTCCGATATGAAAACGCACGAGTTTGAAAAGTATGTGGAGTTTTACAACGAATTTAATCGTGCTCTCAAAGAGGGACTGTATTCCGATCATCAGCGCAAAGAATCCTTACGCGATCTCATGCTGTTCGAATCCACACGCACCGAAAAGGGTAAATATACCTCGCTCAAAACTTACGTGGATGGAATGAAATCCGATCAGGAATTTATCTACTACATGACCGGCGCTTCGCGTGAAGAGCTCGAACGCTCACCGTATTTGGAAGCGGTCAAAGATAAGGATTACGAAGTGCTCTTTTTGACCGATGAGATTGACGAATTTATCGTATCCGAACTCGAATACGGCGGTAAAAAACTCAAATCTTTGACCAAAGGCGACATCGAACTCGACAAGGATAAAAAAGAATCCAAAAAAGAAGCCGAAAAGAAATACGGTAAACTGATTGACCTGCTCAAAGATCAGTTGAAGGAAGAGATCAAAGATGTACGGGTTTCGGCACGACTCAAAGATTCAGCTTGCTGCCTTGTTGCCGACGAAGACGGCATGGACCAAAACATGGAACGAATCATGAAAGCCCTGGGTCAAAATGTTCCGTCCGGCAAACGTACGCTCGAAATCAATCCGGACCATCCTCTGATCGGGAAAATGCAGATGATGTTTGATACCGATAAAGATCAACCGTTGCTCAAAGACTATACGGCGATGTTGTATGATCAGGCGCTCGTACTGGAAGGCAGTAAACCCAAAGATCCGGTGCTTTTTGCCAAGCGTATCGCTGAAATAATGGTAAAAGCATAAAAAAGATTTGCAAAACAAAAATAGATCGGTTATAATTCTGCGCTATGAAAAAGAACAACAACATATGTTATTACCGTTTAAATGGGCTTACCCTTCGTCGTCATACACGTATGGATCAAGCCAATCTGATATATTGGAGCGCATGAGCCGATTTTAATTTTTTGAATATTTTTTCTAACCCCGGCTCCGTGAACAGCCGGGGTTTTTTATTATTAATGAGTAGGTTCTTGTTTCCCTTCGACTGGCGTTCGATCAAGCTTATGGCGTGACTCACACTGAGTTCTCAAGGCATGCGCGGGAACGACAATTCAGAATTTTGTGTTGTGTAGTGTCTCACCCGCGAACGCGGGTGTCCACAAGATAAGAATTGAACGAATTTTTTAAAAATGAAAATTTTCTACGTTTATATTCTCGCCAGCAAACGTAACGGCACGCTCTATACAGGGGTGACGAATAACCTAATACGACGCATTTATGAACATAAAAACGAAATTGTTCCCGGATTTACTTCACGGTATAAGGTTCATACGCTTGTGTATTTCGAACAATTTAATGACATACGCGAAGCCATTATCCGTGAAAAACGAATCAAAAAATGGCGAAGAGCATGGAAGATCGAATTAATTGAAAAAATGAACCCGACGTGGGAGGACTTATATCATGACGTTATATGATGGGTTCCCACTTTCGTGGGAACGACTGATTAGTGACCTGCGTATTGTCGTCCCACCCGAGCCCTTCCCGCGAAAGCGGGAAGGGTGTACACAAAAAGGAACAAGGGAATTCTCATCAATGCATCGCCCTCAACATCGGCTTCCCGCTGCCTAACCCCAACAATTTTTAATTTTTATAAAACGCTTGATTTTTCTCTCATTATTGAAACAATTAAGTAGCAACTTACGTAAAGGTCTTTTACTTTTCCATTATGGCCCCTTTTTTTGGTTCTTTTCTTATCTATTTAGATATATAACCTTATGGCCGGTGTTATTTGATGGCTGTTATTTTTGATTACTTAGTTTCACTCATCTGATTTTATTGAATTTATACAAAAATATTTCTTTAAAACACTCGGCCGTATATGTCTGAAATATGGCGACCGTGTAATTATGTTTTGTATCACCTTAAAAATTCTATAGAAATGTCATCACATCACATACGCTATTTTTAATGGAGTTTTCTGTTATGAAAAAAGTCGTGTTTTATTGGCTTGTTACCGTTTTGTGCTTGGCTTCATTTGCTACTGCGCAATACGACAGTTCATTATTCAGCGGCATGAAAGCCCGGAGTATCGGCCCTGCCGGCATGAGCGGGCGTATCGCTTCGATTGACGCCGTCAAATGCGATCCAAACATCATCTATGTCGGAGCCGCTACCGGCGGTGTCTGGAAATCCATTAACGGCGGCATTACGTGGAACTCTATTTTCGACGATCAATCCACCGGCTCCATTGGTTCGGTTGCGATTTTCCAAAAAAACCCCAATATCGTTTGGGTCGGTACCGGCGAATCCAATGTGCGCAATTCCGTAGGCGTCGGTCGCGGTATTTTCAAATCCATAGATGCCGGCAAAACATGGCAATTCTTCGGTCTTGAAAAAGCCGAAAAAATTGCACGCGTTATTCTACATCCTGAAAACGCCGATATCGCGTGGGTAGCCGCCATGGGAACCACCTGGGGCGAAAACAAAGAACGTGGCGTTTATAAAACAACCGACGGCGGTAAAACATGGAAACAAGTACTCTATGTGGACGAAAAAACCGGCGCCGCGGAACTGGTGATGGATCCCTCCAATCCCAATAAACTTTTGTGCGGTATGTGGGAACATCGCCGCTACCCATGGTATTTCAAATCGGGCGGTACAAGCAGCGGTTTGCATATATCTACAGATGGCGGTGACACATGGAAAAAACAAACCACCAAAGACGGTTTGCCTGAGGGCGAACTGGGTCGCATCGCATTATCTTTTTCGCGCAACAAAACGTCCATCGTGTACGCGCTTGTCGAAGCCTCCGAAAGCGTATTGCTCCGTTCCGATGATGGCGGCGACAAATGGCGAACCGTCAACAAAGAAAAAAATGTTCACCCCCGCCCGTTCTATTTCAGCACTATAGATGTTAACCCCGTCAACGAAAACATCGTTTACAGAACTCATACTACATTTGATGTGAGCGAAGACGGCGGCAAAAATTTTTCTCTTCTGACACCGTACCAAAACATTCACCCCGATTTTCATGCCTTGTGGATGCATCCCAATGGCGAAATGATGATCGCCGGAAATGACGGCGGTTTGGCCTTCACTTACGACCGCGGTAAAACATGGCGCTTTGTTCAAAACCTGCCCGTCGGCCAGTTTTATCATATCAGCTATGACATGGAATATCCCTATAATATCTACGGCGGATTGCAAGACAACGGCTCCTGGCGCGGTCCGAGTACCACATTCAAGCGGGATGCTATTTATAACGACGTCTGGGATATGGTTGCGTTCGGCGATGGATTTGATACGGAACCCGATCCCGAAAATGCCGATTTTGGATACGCGATGTCCCAAGGCGGCGCTTTGGTGTATTTCAATCACAAAACCGGTTTACAAAAATTCATTCGCCCGACGGAATCTGCCGTCAAACACCGGTATAACTGGAATGCCGGATTTGCACTGGACCCTTTTGATGCGAAAACCATTTATTATGGAAGCCAGTTTTTACACAAGAGTACGGATAAAGGCGATACATGGGAAATCATAAGCCCTGATCTCACTACCAACGATACGACGAAAATCAATCTTGGCAAAGAAACCGGCGGATTGACGCTCGATGTATCCGGCGCTGAAAATCATTGTACCATTCTCACCATCGCACCAAGTTCCGTCAAGCGCGGCGTGATCTGGGTCGGAACCGACGACGGTAATGTCCAAGTCACACAAGACGGCGGTAAAACATGGACACTGGTTTCAAAAAACAAATCCATCGCAGCACCCGCAGGAACATGGGTGCCTCATATTGAAGCGTCCAAATTTGATGCCGGCACGGCGTACGTCGTGTTTGACGATCATCGCCGGTCTAATTGGTCAACCTACGTCTATGGTACACGCGATTTCGGAAAAACATGGACTAATCTAGCGACCAAAGAAATTGACGGATTCGTTCACTGCTTCGAAGAAGATCCGGTAAACAAAGACCTTCTGTGGCTTGGCACCGAGTACGGACTTTACGTTTCTTTTAACAGCGGCAAAAACTGGATGAAGTGGCGCGCCGGTGTACCCACCGTGCCGGTCTATGATCTTGCAACTCATCCGCGCGAACATGATCTCATCATCGGTACGCACGGACGCGGTATCTATCTTCTCGATGATATTACACCGCTACGAAAGTTTGCTGAAAACTCCAAAAAGAACGCGCATCTGTACGAAGTCAATCCCGGCTATCAGTATAATTATTCGTTTTGGTCCGGGTCCAACGCTACCGGCCCGGGCAACGCCGCCTTCAAAGGTGAACAACGCCCGTACGGTTCCATCATTACGTATTTTGTGAATACATCCGATAGCATCAAGGCTTTAGAAGACACCCCCAAAGAACCGAAGATGAAAATCGAAATATTGGATAAAGATTCGGTTATACGTGTGATCAAAGGCGGCATGAAGCGCGGTATGAATCGTGTAGCTTGGGATTTGTCCCGCGGCGCTTTCAAAGGCATATCCTCCGTCGATAGTACCGATCTTGAAGCTTCCGGCATCTATGTATTGCCCGGTATGTATACCGTGCGCATGCGGTATAACGGTCAGGAATATAAACAATCCGTCGAAGTTAAGAACGATCCGCGATTTGTTATTTCCACCGATGGCCGCAAAGCCATGCAAACATGGGCCGAAAAGGCTGGTGAACTTCAAACCGCGGCCGCAACCGTTTATCAACAAATCACCGAATCCAAAAAATCCATAACCGCGATGCTGGCCGTCACAGGCAATCTGGATTCTGCCAAATCCAATCCGATCAAACGTCTCGCGGAGTCCGCACAGAAAAAAATGTCCGGCATTCAGGATAAAATTCAGTCGGAGCTGTCCAAACAAGGATTCAATGACAACTCGGATGAGTTATTACAACAGATCGGTGAACTGCAGTTTTATATCACGTCACACTACGAAGCCCCGACGCAACAGGCCAAAGTGAAATACGAACGCCTGCGGAAAATGCTCGAAGGATTGATCGAAGATCATAAAAAAATTCAGAATACCGATATCCCCGAATTGCAAAAATTGATCTCCAATGCCGGTGTGAATTATTTCAAACAACCGCAGGAAATAAAACTCAACAAATAAGATTTGATCTGTATGTAAAAAAGGGAAGGTTTGTGCCGCTAAGGACTCAAACCTTCCCTTTTCTGTTTTAGAATAGTTTTTTTTTGTGTATTATAGCGGTCATGAAAACAAAAGCGGCCTCAACAAAAAAAATAACCGTTCCCCTCGGCCAACGAAGCTATCCCATTACCATTTCCGATAAAATCAGTACGTCCTTCGTACCACAAAAAAAATCCGTAGAAAAAACCATCGTCATCACCAATGAAACACTCGCTTTTTTGTATCAAAAAAAATTGAGTCGTGTTTTTTCGGTCCGCTGGATAGTTATACCGGACGGTGAATCCCATAAAACATTTTCTACACTCGAACACATTGTCACGCAGTTGATTGATTTTCGAGCGGATCGCCAAACGCAGATTTTAGCTTTCGGAGGCGGTGTTATCGGCGATATCGCCGGATTGGCCGCCGCTACTTTTATGCGCGGCATTCCTTACGTACAAGTGCCTACATCGTTATTGGCTATGGTTGACAGCGCCGTCGGCGGCAAAGTCGCCGTCAATCATCCGCTGGGTAAAAACATGATCGGTGCATTTTACCAGCCCCGATCGGTTCACATCGCTACGGATTTTCTTAAAACACTTCCCGATCGTGAAATGCGTTGCGGCTTGGCTGAAATCATAAAGTACGGCATCGCGTTAGACGCTAAGTTTTTCGATTGGCTGGAAAATAATCAGGATTTGGTGCTGACACGCCAACCGGAAGCCGTTTCTTTTTGCATCCATCGCGCGTGCAGCATAAAAGCCGCCGTGGTGGCTTCCGACGAAAAAGACACCGGCCGACGAATGATTCTCAACTTCGGTCATACCTTTGCTCATGCGATCGAGCGTGTGTCCGGGTATGAACCGATCAAACACGGCGAAGCGGTTTTTTTGGGTATGGTGGCCGCATTGTGTATTTCGCTGCGATTAAAAAAATTATCCGGTGCGAATTTTGATCGTATGATGGGCGTCCTCTTACCGCACGTTGATGATATCTTCTCGCGTTCGGAAGTAAAAAAATCATGGTTGGCTCTGGATAAAAAAGACGTTCTAAACGCTTTATATCACGATAAAAAAGTTTCCCAAAACCAAATTCAGTGGATCATGAGCACCGCTGTAGGAAAAACTGAAATCGTATCCGGGATTCATAAAAAACATACCGAAGAAGCATTCGATTTTTTAAACTACATCATTCATGAAACCCTTGCATAAAATACCGCTGTTTCCGCTCGGCGTCGTTCTTTTTCCGGGTATGCCGTTGCCGCTACACATTTTTGAAGAGCGTTACAAAGCGATGATCGCCGAATGTTTGGAACAGCAATCGGTTTTCGGTGTGGTGTACTACACCGGAGAAAATTTTTATAAGATCGGTTGCACCGCCCGTATCCGCGACGTACTCAAACGTTTTGACGACGGACGCATGAATATCGTCACCGAAGGGTGCGACCGGTTTTCGATCCATCGCGTGACCAACGATAAACCTTACCTGCAAGGCGAAGTGGAGTACATTGACGACATCTCGGATAATATCGTCGAAGAAACCGAATTGTCACGGGCGGCGGCGCAAACATTTAAAGACGCTGTAAAATTGATCAATAAAGAAGATGTACCCGACCTCAATCTGCTGGATGCCAAACGTATCTCTTATATCATCGCCTCCAGCGCAGGATTTAGTTTAAACGAGCGCCAGGCTTTTTTGGAAATGAATTCTACCGCCGAGCGCCTTCGCAAAGCCACGTCCGCCTTGCGCCGGTTGATGGAGCGTCACAAAATGACCAGCGACATCGAAAGCATCATTTCCGGCAACGGTTATTTGCATAATTCTAAATTATAATACGTCCGGAGTCACCCGTGTCCGATCTTCACAATAACGGAAAAAAAATATTTCGCTCGCAGCAGGCCGGCATCGCGGCGCTTTTTGTAACCATAGCTACGCTCCTGAGCACGGTCCTCGGTCTTGTACGCGATAAAGTGATGGCGCATTATTTCGGCGCAAGTTTGGACACCGATTTGTATAACTACGGCACGCGTATCCCGGATGCTTTGCAGACCATATTGATTATGGGCGTTACGTCGTCGTCATTCATACCGATGTTTAGCGAATTTCTTGCCCAGAGAGGTCATGAAGCCGCCAATCGTCTGGCCAGCAGTTTTCTCAATATTACTTTGACCGTATTTATCGGCATCTGTTTACTCATCGGTATCGGTATGCCGGTGATATGCGATGTATGGCTTTCGCCGGATCTGCCTCCGGATCAAAAAAGCACCATCGTTCATATTTCCCGTATCTTTCTTGCATCGCAGATCGCTTTTGCATTAAGCAAAATCCTGAGCGGTATTTTACAAACCCACAAACATTTTACAGCGTACGGGTTGGCGCTTTTGGTTTACAATCCGGCCATCATTTTGGGTATGGTTCTTTTTCACGATACGATGGGTATTGATTCGGCGGCTTACGGTGCACTCCTCGGTTCGATATTTGTCGTTTTGGTGACGCTGCTGGATCTGCGCGGCACCGGATATCAATATAACTTTCAGTGGTTTTTCGACAAAGAAGGGGTTCGTCGTATTTTTATTTTGGCTATACCCAATTTTCTAAACATGGCGCTGCTTCAGTTTGTCATACTGGCGTATTCTAAAATTTCAATTCACATGCCGGATGGCAGTTTTAGTGCCTTTAATTACGCGCTCAATTTTGAAAGTTTTCCCGTAAGCGTTTTTGGAATTTCATTTGTTACGGCGATTTTTCCGTATTTGTCGGAAAACGCCAGTCAGCGCAATTTTCAAAATTTTAACTACAACATTCAAAATTCGCTCCGTCAGATATTATTTTTGACTTTGCCGTCGGGTATCGGCATGGCTATCCTAAGTTATCCCATCATCAGCCTGATATTGGGCGGCGGACGATTTGGTTCGGAAGCGATCGAGATGACCGCGTCCACATTATTTTTTTACGCATTAGTTGTTCCGCTGGAAAGTTTATGGTATCTTTTCGCACGTGCTTTTTATGCGATCAAAGATACGTGGAGTCCTTTTTGGTACCGGTTTATCGGTACGGTGATCAATCTCGGCATTAGTTATTCGTTAGCCCAATCCATGGGACCGTCGGCCTTTTCACTGGGGCTACTCGCGGCGTTTCTTATTCAGATTGTTCTTTTTACGTTTGGCCTCAAGCGGCGTGTTCCCGAAGTGGATATCCGAAGCGCGGCGGTTACCGGCGGCAAACTCCTCGCTTGCGCACTCGCACAGGGTGCGGTCGTCTGGATGCTCGTTCAGTGGTTACCGACGTTAAGTTTTATCCAGCAAAAAGCACAACGTATGCAAGACCTTATGGTGGTCGGTATCAGCATTTTCGCCGGTATGATCATTTATTTTACCCTGACGGCTGTTTTTAAGTGCGCTGACTTTTCCGTATTGCAAAGGGTGCTCAATCGAATTATGAAAAAAGAGAGTGCATAGATCATGAGCCATGTTTTGATCGTTGACGACGAAAAAAATATTCGTCGAACCGTAGAGATGATTTTACAAGATACCTACACCGTCTCGACGGCCGAAAGCGGGCGGGAGGCTTTTAATCTTCTAAAAGAACATACGATTGACCTCGTTTTTTTAGATCTATTAATGCCGGAGATGAATGGGATTGACGTGCTCAAAGAAATACGTACGATCAATCCGGATACGACGGTTGTCATGATGTCGGGTCACGGCACCATCGAAAACGCCGTGGAAGCCGTCAAACTCGGCGCATACGATTTTATCGAAAAACCGCTGACCAAAGAAAAACTCATCATCACAGCCAAAAATGCGCTCGAGCGCGTTTCGCTCAAAGAAGAAAACCGAATTCTGCGGCAGGAAGTAAATAAACGTTTTGAAATGGTCGGCGAAAGCCCGGGCATGAAAGAAATCAAAGCCACGATTTCCAAAATTTCCCCGACCAATGCCCGCGTATTGATTTTAGGCGAAAGCGGCACCGGTAAAGAATTGGTCGCCCGCGCCATCCATGATAACAGTCCGCGCAAATCCAAACCGTTTATCAAAGTCAACTGCGCTGCGATCCCCGAAGAACTTATTGAAAGTGAATTATTTGGCGCGGTCAAAGGCGCTTTCACCGGCGCCGTAGCCGATCGCGACGGCAAGTTTGTTTTGGCTGACAAGGGTTCTATTTTTTTGGATGAAATCGGCGACATGAGCCTCAAAGTGCAGGCCAAAGTGCTTCGTGCACTGCAGGAGGGCGAATTTGAAAAAGTCGGCGGCACCAAAACGATCAAAGTAGATGTACGCGTTATCGCGGCAACCAATAAGGACCTGAAAGAAGAAGTCAAAAAAGGAACGTTCCGCGAAGATCTTTATTTTCGTTTGAATGTCGTACCGATTTTGATGCCGCCTTTACGCCAAAGAAAAGCCGACGTCCCGTTTCTGATCCAACATTTTGTCAAACTTTGCGCCGCCGAAGGCGGACTTCCGGAAAAAACATTTTCGGATGAAGCGCTGCAAACATTATCGGATTACGGATGGCCGGGTAATATACGCGAACTGCGTAATGTCGTCGAACGCACACTGATCCTCAGCCTGACCGATATCGTGCAGCGGGAAGACCTCCCGCGTCAGATATTGGCCGCCGAAAGTACGACGGCCGTGGCGACCAACCTAAACTATGAAGACGGTAAAACGCTCAAAGACTTCAAAGAAGAAGCGGAAAAACAATACATCATACAAGTGTTGCAAAAAAATAACTGGAATGTATCGCGGGCGGCGGAGGAATTGGATGTAGAACGAACGAATCTACACAAAAAGCTGAAGCAGTATAATATCGAAATGGATAAATCGGCGAATTGATGGTGTTTTTCGTTATTTATAATAACGGTGCATCACAAAAAGCGTCGCACAAAAAAAGAAAAACACGGACACCAATAGTACCATAAGCAGCAAGTCTTGATTAGCAGAAGTCATATAACGCGATCCTTTGTGAGGGTAAATTACTTATACAAATATTCTAACCAAGCGGTCACACTATGAAAAAAATGTTTTTATTGATTACCGGGAGCATGCTCCTCTGGGCGGGCTGTACCTCCGCACCCCGTATGCGTTCGATACCGGAAGACGCTGTAATACCTGAAGTTAAAGTACTTATTGCCCGCTCCTCCCAATCCGTGAATATCTCTTCCAAAGAAGCTTTTGCCGTCAAAACGGATGACAATCAGGATGTCGGATTTATTTCAGCTGGTCAGAATGTGGAACTGCGTTTCAACGAAAACCGCGTGGAAATCTATGATGCGACCGGCAAATCGTTGGGTGCGTACGGTAATCTGATTTTTACGACCAAGTCGTCCTCGCAGCGCTACATCATCAATAACAAACAATACCGCGGCAGTTTATGGGTAACGACGCAAGAGGGTAAAATATTGGTCATCAACCGCCTCGATATGGAATCGTACCTGATGGGTGTCGTGCGCAATGAAATCGGAAATCTCGGAATGGATCAAATCGAAGCTTCCAAGGCGCAAGCCGTCGCGGCCAGAACCTATGCGATCAAAAATAAAGGCAAATACAAAATTTTTGATTTCCAGAGCGACATCAATGATCAGGTATATGACGGCGCAGGTACGGAAACCGAGGTAAGCAATCAGGCGGTGATCGAAACTCTCGGCGAAGTAGCGGAATATGACAGCAAGCCGATAGACGCCGTATTTTATTCGACAGCCGGAGGCGTCACTACGCGTTCGCACTGGGTATGGAGAAGCTCCGATCCGAAACCATATCTCAACAGCATCAGCACCAAAATCGGAGATAAAGCGCTGGACGAAGCTTCGCCGCATTATCGGTGGGAAGTGAAGTGGACCGGTGAAGAGATCGAAAAAATCATCAAAACCAATCTGCCCACGGTTTTAGCGGTCGTCTATCCCAATGAAGATTTTAGCAAATTAGCCACACAACGGCTTTACAATCTTGCCGTCGTTTCGCGCGACTCGTCACAGCGCGTGCAGGAATTCAAAATCGGCTTCACCAAAGACAGCTATACCGTCACGGGCGAGCAGGCACGTCGCATCATGCGCGGTGAAAAATACATGTTATACAGTTCGCTTTTCAGACTCGATGTGATGCGCCATGCCGACGGCACCATCCAGACGGTCAACTGCAAAGGCGCCGGATTTGGTCACGGTGTCGGTATGTGCCAATACAGTGCACGCGAAATGGCCAAAACCGGTTATTCGTACAAACAGATTCTCAAATTCTTTTATCGCGGCACCGATATTCGCAAGATGTATTGAGATGCTGTATCGCCTTAGCTCGGCGTGTATAGACGATTTTACAAACTTCCTGAACATGAATCCCGCCTTATTTCGGCGGGATTTACTTTTTTCAATCAATCACAAACTTGATTTAGGATATCTTCTCTCCGTGGAGGATCTGAAAAACGTCCCGCCTTCGGGCGGGACACACAACTTTGGTTTCCGCTTCCGTCTTCCGATTTCCCTACCCGCCGCCGATACATCTCGCACATACGTATGTAAGCGCGGGCGCGCGTCACGTCCTGAGCCTGTCGAAGGGCGGGATCAGTGCGCACGCGCGACATCTTGAAAGGATAGCTCTACTAAACCATAATCCACGATGTCGACTAAGAAAAAGCTACACGACGTGGCTCCGCCAAAGGCGGTGACATGTCAGCGTCCAGTAAGGTCAAGCAAAACTCTAATATGGCAGAATCAACGGTGCTGAAGGCATGAGCCTGCCCCGCGCACCAGACGCGGGGTATAGCGGAACTTAGGCGATTGGTCGGGATTCAGACTTGCCCTCGCAAAAGCGGCCTCGAGCGGTGGACGCCGGTTTTTATCTCCTCACTTGGGATCAACGCACAAAACACGAATGAATCACCAAACTGGATTATTTACTCTTAGCGAGCACGGCAGAACGTAGGGCTGAGAGAGTGCGAGCGGTCTGAGGCGGACAGAGCAAGCGACGAGGCAAGGGACGAGGAGTGAAGCCAGCGTGGGACGCATTACAACACAACTCCCCGCCGGCGGGTTCCCTTGCGAGCGGTAGCGAGCAGCTTGTCTGCGCAGACATTAAAAAAATCCCGCACTCGCACGAAGGGCGGCGCGGGCTCGAATAGAATTCTTATCTAAAATTCTACGTTACTGGGTTTCGTACCTGTATAAATCGTGCAGGAATTCTGTGTTATCATCATTCAACAATTCTCGCTGATAATCTGTCACAAAATAGAGCTCCAATGTGCCCTTCTCTTCTGTGTCCTCTATTGCAGCAACGCCATCAAGTACACAAAAAAAATCAAAAATACTACCATCTATGGCAAATTCAA
It encodes the following:
- a CDS encoding LON peptidase substrate-binding domain-containing protein produces the protein MKPLHKIPLFPLGVVLFPGMPLPLHIFEERYKAMIAECLEQQSVFGVVYYTGENFYKIGCTARIRDVLKRFDDGRMNIVTEGCDRFSIHRVTNDKPYLQGEVEYIDDISDNIVEETELSRAAAQTFKDAVKLINKEDVPDLNLLDAKRISYIIASSAGFSLNERQAFLEMNSTAERLRKATSALRRLMERHKMTSDIESIISGNGYLHNSKL
- the murJ gene encoding murein biosynthesis integral membrane protein MurJ, which translates into the protein MSDLHNNGKKIFRSQQAGIAALFVTIATLLSTVLGLVRDKVMAHYFGASLDTDLYNYGTRIPDALQTILIMGVTSSSFIPMFSEFLAQRGHEAANRLASSFLNITLTVFIGICLLIGIGMPVICDVWLSPDLPPDQKSTIVHISRIFLASQIAFALSKILSGILQTHKHFTAYGLALLVYNPAIILGMVLFHDTMGIDSAAYGALLGSIFVVLVTLLDLRGTGYQYNFQWFFDKEGVRRIFILAIPNFLNMALLQFVILAYSKISIHMPDGSFSAFNYALNFESFPVSVFGISFVTAIFPYLSENASQRNFQNFNYNIQNSLRQILFLTLPSGIGMAILSYPIISLILGGGRFGSEAIEMTASTLFFYALVVPLESLWYLFARAFYAIKDTWSPFWYRFIGTVINLGISYSLAQSMGPSAFSLGLLAAFLIQIVLFTFGLKRRVPEVDIRSAAVTGGKLLACALAQGAVVWMLVQWLPTLSFIQQKAQRMQDLMVVGISIFAGMIIYFTLTAVFKCADFSVLQRVLNRIMKKESA
- the aroB gene encoding 3-dehydroquinate synthase, producing the protein MKTKAASTKKITVPLGQRSYPITISDKISTSFVPQKKSVEKTIVITNETLAFLYQKKLSRVFSVRWIVIPDGESHKTFSTLEHIVTQLIDFRADRQTQILAFGGGVIGDIAGLAAATFMRGIPYVQVPTSLLAMVDSAVGGKVAVNHPLGKNMIGAFYQPRSVHIATDFLKTLPDREMRCGLAEIIKYGIALDAKFFDWLENNQDLVLTRQPEAVSFCIHRACSIKAAVVASDEKDTGRRMILNFGHTFAHAIERVSGYEPIKHGEAVFLGMVAALCISLRLKKLSGANFDRMMGVLLPHVDDIFSRSEVKKSWLALDKKDVLNALYHDKKVSQNQIQWIMSTAVGKTEIVSGIHKKHTEEAFDFLNYIIHETLA
- a CDS encoding sigma-54-dependent Fis family transcriptional regulator → MMSHVLIVDDEKNIRRTVEMILQDTYTVSTAESGREAFNLLKEHTIDLVFLDLLMPEMNGIDVLKEIRTINPDTTVVMMSGHGTIENAVEAVKLGAYDFIEKPLTKEKLIITAKNALERVSLKEENRILRQEVNKRFEMVGESPGMKEIKATISKISPTNARVLILGESGTGKELVARAIHDNSPRKSKPFIKVNCAAIPEELIESELFGAVKGAFTGAVADRDGKFVLADKGSIFLDEIGDMSLKVQAKVLRALQEGEFEKVGGTKTIKVDVRVIAATNKDLKEEVKKGTFREDLYFRLNVVPILMPPLRQRKADVPFLIQHFVKLCAAEGGLPEKTFSDEALQTLSDYGWPGNIRELRNVVERTLILSLTDIVQREDLPRQILAAESTTAVATNLNYEDGKTLKDFKEEAEKQYIIQVLQKNNWNVSRAAEELDVERTNLHKKLKQYNIEMDKSAN
- a CDS encoding GIY-YIG nuclease family protein; the protein is MKIFYVYILASKRNGTLYTGVTNNLIRRIYEHKNEIVPGFTSRYKVHTLVYFEQFNDIREAIIREKRIKKWRRAWKIELIEKMNPTWEDLYHDVI
- the htpG gene encoding molecular chaperone HtpG, coding for MSSQTLEFKTEVKELLHLMIHSLYSHKEIFLRELISNASDAIDKVRYLSLTDSQISGGDADWKIKLKIDKEAGTLTISDNGIGMTEEEIIRSLGTIAHSGTRDFIQRLTEKQVKDNPELIGQFGVGFYSSFMVADRVVVISRKAGEPQDKAIRWESKADGVFTVESFEKATRGTDVILFMNEEGKKYLEEWEIRSVVRKYSDYIEHPICMDVEKDKKIEEETLNSRKAIWLKDKSEITTEEYNDFYKHVSHDFGEPLKTIHFRAEGTSEFSALLFIPKKAPFDLFYKEFKIGPMLYVKRVQIMDHCEQAIPTYLRFVKGVVESSDLPLNVSREILQANKQMEVIKKNIAKKILDALSDMKTHEFEKYVEFYNEFNRALKEGLYSDHQRKESLRDLMLFESTRTEKGKYTSLKTYVDGMKSDQEFIYYMTGASREELERSPYLEAVKDKDYEVLFLTDEIDEFIVSELEYGGKKLKSLTKGDIELDKDKKESKKEAEKKYGKLIDLLKDQLKEEIKDVRVSARLKDSACCLVADEDGMDQNMERIMKALGQNVPSGKRTLEINPDHPLIGKMQMMFDTDKDQPLLKDYTAMLYDQALVLEGSKPKDPVLFAKRIAEIMVKA